The genomic region CCGGGCCATGGTGGTCGGAACCGGCCTCATCGGCGGATCGGTCGCACGGGCCCTGCGGGCGCGAGGATGGCACGTCTCCGGGCGCGACGCCGACTCGGCACGTGCCGAGGAAGCCTTGGCGGCCGGCGTCCTCGATGCAGTGGGCCACGACCCCGAGGCGGACCTGGTCGTGATAGCCACACCGTTTGCCGCCGTCATCGAGGAGTCCCTCGCCGCTCTGGCGGGGCCGCTGGCAGCCGGTGCCGTCGTCACCGACGTCGCCGGGGTGAAGGCTCCCGTGACCGACGCCATCGGGCACCCGCGGTTCGTCGGTGGGCATCCTATGGCCGGATCCGAGCAGGCGGGCCTTTCCGGCGCCGACCCCGACCTCTTCGTCGGGACGACGTGGGTGCTCACCCCGACGTCGAGCACCGCGCCCGATGCCTACGCCCGTGTCCGCCATGTGGCGGCGTCGCTGGGTGCCGAGGTGCTCGCCCTCGCACCCGAGCAGCACGACACGCTGGTGGCCGTCGTGTCGCACGTGCCGCACCTGACCGCGGCAACGCTCATGAACCGGGCCGACGCCGTCGCTGCCGAGCATGCTGCACTGCTCCGCCTGGCGGCCGGCGGCTTCCGGGACATGACCCGGGTGGCGGCCGGCACGCCGACCATATGGCCCGACGTGTGCGCCGAGAATTCCCCGGCCATCGTGGCGGCGTTCGATGCCCTGCTCGACGATCTGACCGCCATGCGCGACCTGGTGGCGTCCGGCGACCGGGCTGGACTGCTGGGCGTGCTCGATCGGGCCGCTGCTGCCCGACGCTCGTTGCCGTCGCGGGCCGTACGCCCCGACCGTCTGGCGGTCGTGCGCGTGCCCGTGCCGGACCGGACCGGTGTCCTGGCCGACATCACCACCCTGGCGGGCGACCTGGGGATCGACATTGCCGACCTGGAGATCGCCCACAGTGCCGAAGGCGACCGTGGCGTCCTGCTGGTGGTGGTCGACAGCGATGCGGCGCAACACCTCCAACGTGCGCTCGGAGACCGCGGGTTCCGGTCCACGGTGACTCCGCTCGCATGACGACAGCCGGGCGCCACCAGGGCGCGACGTCGGTAGCCGTTCGCCCCACCACCGCGCTGGCAGGCCGGCTGCGCGTGCCTGGCGACAAGTCGATCTCCCACCGGGCGCTCATCGTGGGAGCGTTGGCCGACAGCCCGTCGAGCATCAGCGGGCTCTCGGACGGCGACGACGTCGCCCGGACGGCCGCCGCGCTCGCAGCGTGCGGAGCATCGCTGCGGACGCTGCCCGGGTCGCCGGGAACCGGCCCCCGGTGGCAGATGGACGGGAGCGCGGACATGCTGGTGGCGCCGGCGCACGAGCTCGACATGGGCAACTCGGGCACCGGCATCCGGCTGCTGGCTGGGGTCGTCGCCGGGTTCCCGTGGTCCGTGCGCTTCACCGGCGACATGTCGCTGCGGTCGCGTCCCATGGACCGGGTAGCTGATCCGCTGCGTCGCATGGGTGCCCAGGTCGACGGCCGAGGCCCGCGATGCCTACCGCCGCTGCAGGTCCGCGGCGGGCAGCTGTCGGGCATCGCCTACACCGTGCCGGTGGCCAGCGCCCAGGTGAAGTCGGCCGTGCTGCTGGCGGCTCTGCGTGCCGGCAGCCCGTCGGTCGTGCACGAGCCGATCGCCACCCGCCCGCATACCGAGGTGCTGCTCCTGCAGGCCGGGGCGGACGTCGAGATGGTCGAGCGTGCCGGCGGGCGCGACATCCACCTCCGTCCAGGCCCGCTGCACGGACTGACCCTGGCCGTTCCCGGGGATCCCTCGCAGGCGGCGTTCTGGGTGGTGGCCGCATGTGTCGTGCCGGGGAGCTCGGTGGTCGTCGAATCGGTCCATGCCGGACCCGGGCGGCGCGGCTTCATCGATGTGCTGCGACGCATGGGGGCGGATATCGAAGAACGCCCCTCGTCCGAGGCGGAGCCCGGCATCGCCTCGGACACCGTCGACCTGACAGTCCGGCCTGCTTCCCTGCTGGCGTGCACCGTAACGGCCGATCAGGCGCCGGGCATCATCGACGAGGTGCCGATCCTGGCAGTGGCGGCCGCGTTGGCCGAGGGCACCACCGTGTTCGAGGGAGTCGGTGAGCTGCGGCTGAAGGAGTCGGACCGGATGAACGCCGTCGCCGATCTGGTGACGGCGTTCGGGGCCACGGCGGAGATCCGGACCGACGATCTGGCGGTGCACGGCGTCGACCGGCTGCGACCGACCCGGGTCGATGCCCGGGGTGACCATCGTGTCGCCATGGCGGCTGCTGTGGCTGCCCTCGCCTGTCCGGAGGGTGCCGGCGCCACGGTGGTCGACGGCTGGGACGCCGTGGTCACCAGTTACCCGGGCTTCGCCACCGACCTGGCCCGTCTGGGCGCCACGATGGAGCCTGTCGGGTGGCCGCCGGCTGACCTCCCGGACCAGCCCGGCGCACCGGGCACCGGCCCCCGAGGTACCCGGTGAGCGCCGTCATCGCCATCGACGGCCCGGCAGGGGCTGGCAAGTCGACCCTGGCTCGCCGGTTGGCCGACCACTTGGGCGTGCAGCGCCTCGACACGGGGGCGATGTACCGGGCGGTTGCCTGGGCAGCCCTCGAGCGCGGTGTGGACCTCGACGACCAGCGGGCGGTCGCCGCGTTGGCGGCGGCGATCGACATCGCGGTCGGTACCACCGTGGAGGTCGACGGTGTCGATGCCACGGCGGCCATCCGCAGCCCGGAGGTCGATGCCGCGGTGCCCCACGTAGCCGCCAACCCGGCGGTGCGAACAGAGATGGTCAGGCGCCAGCGCCGCTGGGTCATGCAACGTGGCGGCGGGGTGGTGGAAGGCAGAGACATCGGCACGGTGGTCCTCCCCGACGCGGACCTGAAGATCTACCTGACGGCGGCGCCGGAGGAGCGTGCCGGCCGGCGTGCCGCCGAGCGCCAGGATGGTCGCACGGTGCCAGACGTCGCCGCCCAGATGGCACGACGCGACCAACTCGACTCAACCCGGGCCGTGTCGCCGCTTCCCACCGCCGGCCAGGTGGCCGCCGGAGCTCTGGTCGTCGACTCCACCGGTCGGACCGCAGACGACGTGTTGCAGGAGGTACTCGGATGGCTATGCACGAACGGGTAAGGGGCGGGCACCCCGGGCGGGCACCCCGGCTCCGGGTTCCGGTCCCCGTCTACC from Terriglobia bacterium harbors:
- the cmk gene encoding (d)CMP kinase yields the protein MSAVIAIDGPAGAGKSTLARRLADHLGVQRLDTGAMYRAVAWAALERGVDLDDQRAVAALAAAIDIAVGTTVEVDGVDATAAIRSPEVDAAVPHVAANPAVRTEMVRRQRRWVMQRGGGVVEGRDIGTVVLPDADLKIYLTAAPEERAGRRAAERQDGRTVPDVAAQMARRDQLDSTRAVSPLPTAGQVAAGALVVDSTGRTADDVLQEVLGWLCTNG
- a CDS encoding prephenate dehydrogenase/arogenate dehydrogenase family protein is translated as MTTSPNDRSDTGGLAEVVGRAMVVGTGLIGGSVARALRARGWHVSGRDADSARAEEALAAGVLDAVGHDPEADLVVIATPFAAVIEESLAALAGPLAAGAVVTDVAGVKAPVTDAIGHPRFVGGHPMAGSEQAGLSGADPDLFVGTTWVLTPTSSTAPDAYARVRHVAASLGAEVLALAPEQHDTLVAVVSHVPHLTAATLMNRADAVAAEHAALLRLAAGGFRDMTRVAAGTPTIWPDVCAENSPAIVAAFDALLDDLTAMRDLVASGDRAGLLGVLDRAAAARRSLPSRAVRPDRLAVVRVPVPDRTGVLADITTLAGDLGIDIADLEIAHSAEGDRGVLLVVVDSDAAQHLQRALGDRGFRSTVTPLA
- the aroA gene encoding 3-phosphoshikimate 1-carboxyvinyltransferase, giving the protein MTTAGRHQGATSVAVRPTTALAGRLRVPGDKSISHRALIVGALADSPSSISGLSDGDDVARTAAALAACGASLRTLPGSPGTGPRWQMDGSADMLVAPAHELDMGNSGTGIRLLAGVVAGFPWSVRFTGDMSLRSRPMDRVADPLRRMGAQVDGRGPRCLPPLQVRGGQLSGIAYTVPVASAQVKSAVLLAALRAGSPSVVHEPIATRPHTEVLLLQAGADVEMVERAGGRDIHLRPGPLHGLTLAVPGDPSQAAFWVVAACVVPGSSVVVESVHAGPGRRGFIDVLRRMGADIEERPSSEAEPGIASDTVDLTVRPASLLACTVTADQAPGIIDEVPILAVAAALAEGTTVFEGVGELRLKESDRMNAVADLVTAFGATAEIRTDDLAVHGVDRLRPTRVDARGDHRVAMAAAVAALACPEGAGATVVDGWDAVVTSYPGFATDLARLGATMEPVGWPPADLPDQPGAPGTGPRGTR